In Amia ocellicauda isolate fAmiCal2 chromosome 5, fAmiCal2.hap1, whole genome shotgun sequence, a genomic segment contains:
- the LOC136750562 gene encoding rho GTPase-activating protein 11A, with protein sequence MTPSEDRVRVVAVVTALKAAGVRVKNWKEFVSEDPEAQKGCCAFAFGRDLVSVPQCEVPEIGGTVPQFLVEVCDFLSLHLHTEGLFRKSGSLTRIRHLRCCLERGDRVFLPPLSSSLQPCDAASLLKQFLRELPCPLIPRGLQGALCRAQTLGEACREGATLLLTALLQPPHARALRYLCAFLDRAAQRSSESRMTVSSLALVMCPNLLCCPGQGARLDTDTAVLLDRQARALTTLITHADCIGVVPPDIMETLSLTPGVESDSANGSGLGAEPSGARYRRRHRRRSVGEMFADAFNKLLTTRTPTSAPLPAYRRLGQQGASPAPRSPFTSKRKATEDTAPPTEGSAKKRCLYSDSQKSPTPSLTSPPAHPLLPHSVSKNRRNKTMAERRGQR encoded by the exons ATGACCCCGTCCGAAGACCGGGTCCGAGTAGTGGCCGTGGTGACGGCGCTGAAAGCCGCCGGGGTTCGAGTTAAAAACTGGAAGGAGTTTGTGAGCGAAGACCCGGAGGCCCAG AAAGGATGTTGTGCGTTTGCATTTGGTCGGGACCTGGTTTCCGTGCCACAGTGTGAGGTGCCAGAGATAGGGGGCACTGTGCCGCA GTTCCTGGTGGAGGTGTGTGATTTCCTGTCTCTCCACCTGCACACAGAGGGGCTGTTCAGAAAGTCCGGCTCCCTGACACGCATTCGCCACCTCAGA TGTTGTCTGGAGCGGGGGGACCGGGTGTTCCTGCCCCCGCTGTCCTCCTCCCTGCAGCCCTGTGACGCCGCCTCCCTGCTCAAGCAGTTCCTACGGGAGCTGCCCTGCCCCCTAATCCCCCGCGGCCTGCAGGGGGCGCTGTGCCGGGCCCAGACGCTGGGGGAGGCTTGCCGGGAGGGGGCCACCCTGCTGCTCACCGCCCTACTGCAACCCCCCCACGCCCGAGCCCTGCGCTACCTGTGCGCCTTCCTTGACCGTGCTGCACAGAG gAGCAGTGAAAGCCGGATGACAGTGTCTAGCCTGGCTCTGGTCATGTGTCCTAACCTGCTGTGCTGCCCGGGGCAGGGCGCCCGCCTGGACACTGACACCGCCGTCCTGCTGGACAGACAGGCCAGAGCGCTGACCACCCTCATCACCCACGCGGACTGCATCG GTGTGGTACCGCCGGACATCATGGAGACGCTGTCCTTGACGCCAGGGGTGGAGTCTGACAGTGCCAATGGCTCGGGTTTGGGGGCGGAGCCGAGCGGGGCTAGGTATCGGAGGCGACACCGGAGACGCAGTGTCGGGG AGATGTTTGCCGACGCATTCAACAAGCTGCTGACGACTCGAACCCCAAccagtgccccccttcctgcTTACAGGAGACTGG GCCAGCAGGGGGCGAGCCCTGCACCACGCTCCCCCTTCACCTCCAAACGCAAAGCCACTGAAGACACTGCCCCCCCAACCGAAGGCTCGGCCAAAAAGaggtgtctct ACTCGGACAGTCAGAAGAGCCCCACGCCCAGCCTCACATCCCCCCCCGCACACCCGCTTCTCCCACACAGTGTCTCCAAGAACAGGAGGAACAAGACCATGGCAGAGAGACGAGGGCAGAGGTGA